A genomic segment from Streptomyces sp. NBC_00237 encodes:
- a CDS encoding ribonuclease J, with protein MSHPHPELGAPPKLAKGGLRVTPLGGLGEIGRNMTVFEFDGRLLVVDCGVLFPEEEQPGIDLILPDFTSIKDRLDDIEGIVLTHGHEDHIGGVPYLLRLKPDIPLIGSKLTLALIEAKLQEHRIRPYTLEVAEGERERLGPFDCEFVAVNHSIPDALAVAIRTPAGMVVCTGDFKMDQLPLDGRLTDLHAFARLSEEGIDLLLSDSTNAEVPGFVPPERDISNVLRNVFASAEKRIIVASFASHVHRIQQILDAAHEYGRRVAFVGRSMVRNMGIARDLGYLKVPGGLVVDVKTLDDLPDEEVVLVCTGSQGEPMAALSRMANRDHQIRIVPGDTVILASSLIPGNENAVYRVINGLTRWGANVVHKGNAKVHVSGHASAGELLYFYNICKPKNLMPVHGEWRHLRANAELGALTGVRKDHIVIAEDGVVVDLIDGRAKIVGKVQAGYVYVDGLSVGDVTETHLKDRRILGDEGFISVFVVVDSSTGKIVGGPTFHARGSGIDDAAFNAVTPKIEESLLRSAADGVMEAHQIQQLIRRSVGKWVSDTYRRRPMILPVVVEV; from the coding sequence TTGAGTCATCCGCACCCCGAACTCGGCGCCCCCCCGAAGCTGGCCAAGGGCGGCCTCCGCGTCACCCCGTTGGGCGGTCTCGGCGAGATCGGCCGCAACATGACCGTCTTCGAATTCGACGGTCGCCTCCTCGTCGTCGACTGCGGCGTCCTCTTCCCCGAGGAGGAGCAGCCCGGCATCGACCTGATCCTGCCGGACTTCACCTCGATCAAGGACCGCCTCGACGACATCGAGGGCATCGTCCTGACCCACGGCCACGAGGACCACATCGGAGGCGTTCCCTACCTCCTGCGCCTCAAGCCGGACATCCCGCTGATCGGCTCCAAGCTGACCCTCGCCCTGATCGAGGCGAAGCTCCAGGAGCACCGCATCCGCCCGTACACCCTCGAAGTCGCCGAGGGCGAGCGCGAGCGGCTCGGCCCCTTCGACTGCGAGTTCGTCGCGGTCAACCACTCCATCCCGGACGCGCTGGCCGTCGCCATCCGTACCCCCGCGGGCATGGTCGTCTGCACCGGCGACTTCAAGATGGACCAGCTCCCGCTGGACGGTCGCCTCACCGACCTGCACGCCTTCGCGCGTCTGAGCGAAGAGGGCATCGACCTCCTCCTCTCGGACTCCACGAACGCCGAGGTTCCCGGCTTCGTCCCGCCCGAGCGCGACATCTCCAACGTGCTGCGGAACGTCTTCGCGAGCGCCGAGAAGCGCATCATCGTCGCGAGCTTCGCCAGCCACGTGCACCGCATCCAGCAGATCCTGGACGCCGCCCACGAGTACGGCCGCCGCGTCGCCTTCGTCGGCCGCTCGATGGTCCGCAACATGGGCATCGCCCGCGACCTCGGCTACCTGAAGGTCCCCGGCGGTCTGGTCGTCGACGTGAAGACCCTCGACGACCTGCCGGACGAAGAAGTGGTTCTCGTCTGCACCGGCTCGCAGGGCGAGCCGATGGCCGCCCTCTCCCGGATGGCCAACCGCGACCACCAGATCCGCATCGTCCCCGGCGACACGGTCATCCTGGCCTCGTCCCTCATCCCGGGCAACGAGAACGCGGTCTACCGCGTCATCAACGGCCTGACCCGCTGGGGCGCCAACGTCGTCCACAAGGGCAACGCCAAGGTGCACGTCTCGGGCCACGCCTCGGCCGGCGAGCTGTTGTACTTCTACAACATCTGCAAGCCGAAGAACCTGATGCCGGTCCACGGCGAATGGCGCCACCTGCGCGCCAACGCCGAGCTGGGCGCCCTCACCGGCGTCCGCAAGGACCACATCGTCATCGCCGAGGACGGCGTGGTGGTCGACCTGATCGACGGCCGCGCCAAGATCGTCGGCAAGGTCCAGGCCGGTTACGTGTACGTCGACGGCCTTTCCGTCGGCGATGTCACGGAGACCCACCTCAAGGACCGCCGCATCCTCGGCGACGAGGGCTTCATCTCGGTCTTCGTCGTGGTCGACAGCTCCACCGGCAAGATCGTCGGCGGCCCGACCTTCCACGCCCGCGGCTCCGGCATCGACGACGCCGCGTTCAACGCCGTCACGCCGAAGATCGAGGAGTCCCTCCTCCGCTCGGCGGCCGACGGAGTGATGGAAGCGCACCAGATCCAGCAGCTCATCCGCCGTTCGGTGGGCAAGTGGGTGTCCGACACCTACCGCCGTCGCCCGATGATCCTTCCGGTCGTCGTCGAGGTCTGA
- the dapA gene encoding 4-hydroxy-tetrahydrodipicolinate synthase — MAPISTPQTPFGRVLTAMVTPFTADGALDLDGAQRLATHLVDAGNDGLVVNGTTGESPTTSDAEKNDLVRAVLEAVGDRAHVIAGVGTNNTHHSLELARAAEQVGAHGLLAVTPYYNKPPQEGLYRHFTAIADATGLPVMLYDIPGRSGVPINTETIVRLAEHPRIVANKDAKGDLGRASWAIARSGLAWYSGDDMLNLPLLSVGACGFVSVVGHVVTPELRSLLDAHLTGDVQKATELHQKLLPVFTGMFRTQGVITTKAALALQGLPAGPLRLPLVELSPDETHQLKIDLAAGGVQL, encoded by the coding sequence ATGGCTCCGATCTCCACTCCGCAGACCCCCTTCGGGCGGGTCCTCACCGCCATGGTCACGCCCTTCACGGCGGACGGCGCACTCGACCTCGACGGCGCACAGCGGCTCGCCACCCATCTGGTGGACGCAGGCAACGACGGTCTCGTCGTCAACGGCACCACCGGCGAGTCCCCGACCACCAGTGACGCGGAGAAAAACGACCTCGTACGGGCTGTACTGGAAGCGGTCGGCGACCGCGCCCACGTCATCGCCGGAGTCGGCACCAACAACACCCACCACAGCCTTGAGCTGGCCCGCGCCGCCGAGCAGGTCGGCGCCCACGGCCTCCTCGCGGTGACGCCGTACTACAACAAGCCCCCGCAGGAGGGCCTGTACCGGCACTTCACCGCCATCGCCGACGCCACCGGGCTCCCGGTGATGCTGTACGACATCCCCGGCCGCAGCGGCGTCCCGATCAACACCGAGACGATCGTCCGCCTCGCCGAGCACCCCCGGATCGTCGCCAACAAGGACGCCAAGGGCGACCTGGGCCGCGCCAGCTGGGCCATCGCCCGCTCCGGCCTCGCCTGGTACTCCGGCGACGACATGCTCAACCTCCCCCTGCTCTCCGTCGGCGCCTGCGGCTTCGTCTCCGTCGTCGGTCACGTCGTCACCCCGGAACTCCGCAGCCTCCTCGACGCGCACCTCACCGGTGACGTCCAGAAGGCCACGGAACTCCACCAGAAACTCCTCCCGGTCTTCACCGGCATGTTCCGCACCCAGGGCGTCATCACCACCAAGGCCGCGCTCGCCCTCCAGGGCCTGCCCGCAGGTCCGCTCCGCCTCCCCCTGGTCGAGCTCTCCCCGGACGAGACCCACCAGCTCAAGATCGATCTCGCCGCCGGCGGGGTACAGCTTTAA